In Chloroflexota bacterium, the genomic stretch ATAGTCAAATCAAGCAAACTGGTAAGCCTTGCTGACGGGGCAAGCCAGATAGTCAACTTCACCGTGACTAGTGAGACACTTGGAAAACACCTTGTTCAAGTAGCTGGCCTAAAGGGTGAATTTGTGGTAGTTGCGCCATTTAAGATTAACGGGTGGCTTATCGCTGGCATTATGGGCGTAATCCTGTTGATAATCACAGGGTTACTTATTTGGAGGAGACGGCTTGCAGACTAACAGCCTCTAAAATACATAGCCCTCTACTGCTTCGGGCAAGGCATAAAAGACTCACCCAGCATGTTTTATCTCCACCAATTGCTTCAGCTAAGCACCTTTAGAGCCACTACCATTCTGTTCCCTATATAATCCAACGGTATCTTACTTGTTGGACATCTCCAGCCACGCTATAATTAAACACGATGCGTTATCGGCGTTTGATAGCTAAGTTCGGCACTAACTTGCTCACAGGAGGCACTGGCCGCCTTGATTCTAGTATTATGTCCAGTCTCGTAGAGCAGGTGGCTCAGCTTCACCAGCAAGGTCACGAGATAATCATTGTGTCGTCCGGGGCCGTTGCCGCCGGCAGACAAAAATTAGGCCTGACCAAGGAATGCAAGGGTATCCCCTTCAAGCAAGTCCTGGCTTCGGTAGGACAAAGTCAACTAATGAATACTTACGAACAGCTCTTCAGTCAGCACAATATAGTCGTAGCTCAGGCGCTCCTGACCAAGTCTGACCTGATTGACCGCGCCGGTTATCTAAACGCCCGCAATACACTGTTAGCTTTGATTGAATTGCGCGTGATTTGCATCGTAAATGAGAACGACGTCGTCGCCACCGACGAACTCGGTGAACTCACCTTTGGAGATAATGACAATCTCTCAGCTATGGTAGCCAATCTGGTAGATGCCGACATTTTAGCACTGCTCACCGACATTGATGGCCTTTATACTGCTGATCCGCAGCGCGACCCCAAAGCCGAGCTTATCCCCAGGGTAGAGAGGATAGATGCCGAAATTGAACATCTGGCTGGCGATACTGCCAGCTCTTACAGTGTCGGCGGCATGATGACCAAACTCGAGGCTGCCAAACTAGCGACAGCTTCAGGCGTAACCGTGGTCATCGCCAACGGACGGAAGCCTGATGTCCTAACACAAATTGCACTCGAAAAAAACATCGGCACCATATTCCCTCCGCGGGCCAGCAAACTGGAGAGCAAGAAACGCTGGCTGCTGAGCGGGCTTGCCTCCAAGGGCAAATTGATGATCGACGATGGTGCTGTACTGGCCATTAAAAAGCAAAACCGCAGCCTGCTTCCCGCCGGGGTTGTCGGTGTGGAAGGTGAGTTCCAGCGTGGCGATGTTGTGGATATATTCGACTCAAAGGAGAACCATATTGGCTGTGGTAT encodes the following:
- the proB gene encoding glutamate 5-kinase translates to MRYRRLIAKFGTNLLTGGTGRLDSSIMSSLVEQVAQLHQQGHEIIIVSSGAVAAGRQKLGLTKECKGIPFKQVLASVGQSQLMNTYEQLFSQHNIVVAQALLTKSDLIDRAGYLNARNTLLALIELRVICIVNENDVVATDELGELTFGDNDNLSAMVANLVDADILALLTDIDGLYTADPQRDPKAELIPRVERIDAEIEHLAGDTASSYSVGGMMTKLEAAKLATASGVTVVIANGRKPDVLTQIALEKNIGTIFPPRASKLESKKRWLLSGLASKGKLMIDDGAVLAIKKQNRSLLPAGVVGVEGEFQRGDVVDIFDSKENHIGCGIPNYSSHDIATIKGAHSEEISILLGYEYGTEIIHRNNMVLV